Proteins encoded in a region of the Pseudobacteroides sp. genome:
- a CDS encoding amidohydrolase family protein has translation MDRNEFTCYLQSQPIVNSHSHHLPDKDQYSLALEAVLRNSYVNWCGTPIPSANSKEDIATWLDAVRTRSYFVWLEKAIMDLYGIEEHLDVESWITYDKAIRCSHQNKDWHIRLLREKCAYKAIVLDTFWSPGEDNGHPDLFKPAYRINSFFYGYNQTAKDHNGNNIQVMYNRDITDIDEYTDFIYQVIRDKKQAESVALKCALAYDRTLAFGETGKEQAQRAMVKDADAVDIKYFQDYVFDCVCKTAAELNIPIQIHTGLGLMTGSNAMQLQPLIARNPRTAFLLMHGSYPWISDITGLAHAYSNVWADLCWLPLISPAAAHRLLHELIDVCDANRVIWGCDTWTSEESYGARLAFLNVLSRVLCERVEAGLMREHDARRYAKAIMHDNAARVFGI, from the coding sequence ATGGATAGGAATGAATTTACCTGTTATCTGCAAAGCCAACCGATTGTGAATTCCCATTCGCACCATCTGCCTGATAAAGACCAGTATTCGTTGGCCCTTGAGGCTGTTCTTCGCAATTCCTATGTAAACTGGTGCGGCACACCTATTCCCTCTGCAAATTCCAAAGAAGATATCGCCACATGGCTGGACGCCGTGCGTACCCGTAGTTATTTCGTCTGGCTGGAAAAGGCTATCATGGATTTGTATGGTATAGAGGAACATTTGGATGTCGAAAGTTGGATAACCTACGATAAAGCTATACGGTGCTCTCATCAAAACAAGGATTGGCATATTCGCCTGCTTCGAGAAAAGTGTGCCTATAAAGCAATAGTGCTCGATACATTTTGGTCGCCAGGTGAGGATAACGGACATCCCGATCTGTTCAAGCCCGCATATCGCATCAACAGTTTTTTCTACGGCTATAACCAAACAGCGAAGGATCACAACGGGAACAATATTCAGGTGATGTATAACCGGGACATAACAGACATAGACGAGTATACGGACTTTATATACCAAGTAATACGAGATAAAAAGCAGGCTGAAAGCGTAGCCTTAAAGTGTGCTCTTGCCTATGACCGCACCCTGGCTTTTGGAGAAACTGGGAAAGAGCAGGCACAAAGGGCGATGGTAAAAGATGCAGATGCAGTAGATATAAAGTACTTTCAAGATTATGTTTTTGATTGCGTATGTAAGACCGCTGCGGAACTTAATATACCAATACAAATCCATACTGGGCTAGGCTTAATGACTGGCAGCAACGCAATGCAGTTACAACCGCTGATCGCCCGCAACCCTCGTACAGCATTCCTATTAATGCACGGCAGCTATCCTTGGATTAGCGACATCACTGGGCTGGCACACGCTTATTCAAACGTGTGGGCTGACCTATGCTGGCTTCCGCTTATATCTCCTGCTGCCGCACACCGCCTGTTACACGAGTTGATCGACGTGTGTGATGCCAATCGTGTGATTTGGGGATGCGACACATGGACGAGCGAAGAAAGCTATGGTGCACGGCTTGCGTTCCTTAATGTGTTATCCCGCGTGTTGTGTGAACGGGTTGAGGCCGGTCTCATGCGTGAACACGATGCCCGTAGATATGCGAAAGCAATAATGCATGATAACGCCGCAAGGGTATTCGGCATATAA
- a CDS encoding glycosyl hydrolase family 8, with product MKKLGLLFLICALLVSSIASFNVSYAADLSFPYNVTYIGGLSSQAPNQTEANSALLTDYNEWKAARVTQNGAGGNLRVQRGSTDGYDTVSEGIAYGMILSAYFDDKTTFDGLWRYAKAHFNSNGLMGWHVDANGNFVGTGGSGAATDAEEDMAIALIFASRKWGSTYDADAKTLLRNMMAKEVESGTFVLKPGDSWGGSNVTNPSYFAPGYYRVYAEFTGDQNWLRVADKCYEILNKCRNSSTGLVPDWCTAQGTQASGQGFDFKYDAVRTPWRIAVDYSWYGTAQAKTICDAMSKFFKGLGSNIYDGYSITGTKVGQALNSSTFIACIASGTMTGFDAAYAKEMYANCLRNEDPYSAGYSYYGNSLRMMVLLHMTGNFPNPLKYTPSSPTPTNTPTSVPSNTPTPTKQSSNLVPEDVNGDRAVNMADVIQLAVCFNATQGTNKYNANYDINKDGAINMSDVIMIAIRFNYTY from the coding sequence ATGAAAAAATTAGGTTTGTTATTCTTAATTTGTGCATTATTAGTGTCTTCCATTGCTTCATTTAATGTCAGCTATGCAGCAGATCTGTCATTTCCTTATAACGTCACATATATCGGTGGTTTGAGTTCTCAGGCACCAAATCAGACAGAAGCTAATTCCGCTCTTCTAACTGATTACAACGAATGGAAAGCTGCTCGTGTAACACAAAACGGTGCAGGCGGAAACCTGAGAGTTCAGAGAGGTTCAACCGACGGATATGATACAGTATCAGAAGGTATAGCTTATGGTATGATACTGTCTGCTTACTTTGATGACAAAACAACGTTTGACGGGCTTTGGAGATATGCAAAAGCTCACTTTAATTCTAACGGATTAATGGGCTGGCATGTTGATGCTAATGGCAACTTTGTTGGTACAGGCGGTAGCGGTGCTGCTACTGACGCAGAAGAAGATATGGCAATAGCACTCATATTCGCTTCAAGAAAATGGGGTTCCACTTATGATGCTGATGCTAAAACACTTCTTAGAAACATGATGGCTAAAGAAGTTGAGTCAGGTACATTTGTATTGAAGCCTGGAGATAGCTGGGGCGGTTCAAATGTAACAAACCCTTCATACTTTGCACCAGGCTATTATAGGGTATATGCTGAGTTTACAGGCGATCAGAACTGGCTTAGGGTTGCCGACAAGTGTTACGAAATACTCAACAAATGCCGAAACAGCTCTACAGGATTAGTCCCAGACTGGTGTACCGCACAAGGTACGCAGGCATCCGGTCAAGGATTTGATTTCAAATACGATGCAGTACGTACTCCATGGAGAATAGCAGTAGATTACAGCTGGTATGGAACAGCACAAGCAAAAACTATTTGTGATGCAATGTCCAAATTCTTCAAAGGTCTTGGTTCAAATATATATGATGGATATTCAATAACTGGTACCAAAGTAGGTCAAGCATTAAATTCATCAACTTTTATAGCTTGTATTGCTTCAGGTACCATGACTGGCTTTGATGCTGCTTATGCAAAAGAAATGTACGCAAATTGTTTGAGGAATGAAGATCCTTATTCCGCAGGTTATTCTTACTATGGCAATAGCTTAAGAATGATGGTTTTACTTCATATGACTGGAAACTTCCCAAATCCTTTAAAGTATACTCCTTCATCACCTACACCAACTAATACTCCTACTAGTGTACCATCGAACACTCCAACCCCAACAAAACAATCAAGTAATTTGGTACCTGAAGATGTAAATGGAGACAGGGCTGTAAACATGGCTGACGTAATACAATTGGCTGTATGCTTTAATGCTACACAGGGAACAAACAAGTATAATGCTAATTATGATATTAATAAAGACGGTGCAATCAACATGAGCGATGTTATTATGATTGCAATAAGGTTTAATTATACTTATTAA
- a CDS encoding CYTH domain-containing protein yields MGSEIERKFLTQSDDYKNMSKGVPYMQGYICSGKGRVVRVRIAGAKGYITIKGPHEGIKRAEYEYEIPVDDAREMLENLCTKPLIEKHRYSVPHEGFIWEIDEFHGENEGLVVAEIELDNENQKFSIPSWIGKEVTGESKYYNSSLIKNPYTKWDSVI; encoded by the coding sequence ATGGGAAGCGAGATAGAAAGAAAGTTTCTTACCCAAAGTGATGATTACAAAAATATGTCGAAAGGTGTCCCGTACATGCAGGGGTATATCTGCTCAGGGAAGGGAAGGGTTGTCAGGGTAAGGATAGCTGGAGCGAAGGGCTATATTACCATCAAAGGACCTCACGAGGGTATAAAAAGGGCGGAGTATGAATATGAAATACCTGTAGATGATGCACGGGAAATGTTAGAGAATTTATGCACCAAGCCTCTAATAGAGAAACATAGATATAGTGTACCCCATGAAGGATTTATTTGGGAAATAGATGAATTTCACGGTGAAAATGAGGGACTTGTTGTTGCTGAAATAGAGCTTGATAATGAGAATCAAAAGTTCAGCATTCCAAGCTGGATTGGCAAGGAAGTTACAGGTGAGTCAAAGTATTATAATTCAAGCCTGATAAAGAATCCCTATACAAAATGGGATAGCGTAATATAA
- a CDS encoding damage-control phosphatase ARMT1 family protein: MRVEADCIPCYLKQGISTLRIAGMNDKEISSTINSVLGIINQLSLEETPCYNSTVVLRKIYDIIGIIDPYKEAKIKWNDYALNQYKDFSRLVEKSDDRLHKAFKVAVAGNIIDMGITPDFDVDLAMNEITDKEFDHDDYNDLKPMLKNAKTVMILGDNSGEIVFDMVLVEEFKRLGLNVVYSVKGGPILNDSTMEDAVQVGLTSICEVVDTGNDLLGVVFEKSSQAFIEAFKRADIIISKGQANFESLEGSKRAGDKTFFVLRAKCPLVAKCLGVEFGDIVLKRNRS, from the coding sequence ATGAGAGTAGAAGCAGATTGTATTCCCTGTTATCTTAAGCAAGGAATCTCTACATTGAGGATAGCAGGAATGAATGATAAAGAAATAAGCAGTACAATTAATAGTGTACTTGGTATTATCAACCAACTCAGCTTGGAGGAAACGCCATGCTATAATTCGACAGTTGTGCTGAGAAAAATATATGACATTATAGGTATAATAGATCCATATAAGGAAGCAAAAATAAAATGGAATGATTATGCATTAAACCAATATAAGGATTTTTCCAGATTGGTGGAGAAGTCCGATGATAGGCTGCATAAAGCATTTAAAGTAGCGGTGGCAGGAAATATTATAGATATGGGAATTACTCCTGATTTTGATGTTGATCTGGCTATGAATGAAATCACGGATAAGGAATTCGATCATGACGATTATAATGATTTAAAGCCTATGCTTAAAAATGCTAAAACAGTAATGATTCTTGGCGACAACAGCGGAGAAATTGTATTTGATATGGTGCTTGTCGAGGAGTTTAAGAGGCTTGGACTAAATGTGGTATATTCTGTTAAAGGAGGCCCCATATTAAATGACTCTACCATGGAGGATGCGGTACAGGTTGGATTGACCTCGATATGCGAGGTAGTGGATACAGGTAATGACCTTCTTGGTGTTGTTTTTGAGAAAAGTTCACAGGCGTTTATCGAGGCATTTAAGAGGGCCGATATAATAATTTCAAAGGGGCAGGCAAATTTTGAGTCCCTTGAAGGCAGCAAAAGAGCTGGAGATAAAACATTTTTTGTGCTAAGGGCCAAATGTCCTTTAGTTGCCAAATGCCTCGGTGTTGAGTTTGGAGATATTGTTTTAAAAAGAAACAGGAGTTGA
- a CDS encoding YerC/YecD family TrpR-related protein, whose protein sequence is MNSKIRDENTDKLFEAILLLNDIDECYSFFEDLCTVSEIKALAQRLEVAKMLKKGVTYTEIAEKTGASTATISRVNRCLNYGADGYKMVIERLEK, encoded by the coding sequence TTGAATTCCAAGATTAGGGATGAAAATACAGACAAGCTTTTTGAAGCTATATTATTGTTGAATGATATAGATGAGTGCTATAGCTTTTTCGAAGATTTATGCACCGTATCGGAGATAAAGGCATTGGCCCAGAGGCTTGAAGTAGCCAAAATGCTGAAAAAGGGTGTAACATATACCGAAATTGCTGAAAAGACCGGGGCAAGCACAGCTACAATCAGCAGGGTTAACAGGTGCTTGAACTATGGTGCTGACGGTTACAAAATGGTCATTGAAAGACTTGAAAAATAG
- a CDS encoding DUF5317 domain-containing protein: MLYLVVVILGAAFGIVAKGRISNIINLKFEKLWLLLIVVIIQTAIRVLALRGLIDAQKYSFIVHGAAFALLLIVLWYNRKLLGILVIGIGSLANILVMMVNGGMMPVSSQLLKNTGGLSSSLELLKSGTDGKHILINETTKLRFLADIIEMPPFIGWLMPIVSIGDLVVAVGIFLLVFFAVKDTQRPWLQNRK, from the coding sequence ATGTTATACCTTGTAGTTGTTATTCTAGGAGCTGCTTTTGGGATAGTTGCAAAAGGTAGGATCTCCAACATTATAAATCTTAAATTTGAGAAATTATGGCTTCTCTTGATTGTGGTCATTATTCAGACTGCAATAAGGGTTTTAGCCTTAAGAGGATTGATTGATGCCCAAAAGTACAGTTTCATTGTTCATGGGGCAGCATTCGCTCTTCTGCTGATAGTGCTTTGGTATAACAGGAAGCTTCTGGGAATACTTGTTATAGGCATCGGCAGTCTTGCGAACATTCTTGTCATGATGGTAAATGGAGGAATGATGCCTGTCAGTTCACAATTGCTAAAAAACACAGGGGGACTGTCAAGCAGCCTGGAACTCTTGAAAAGTGGCACCGATGGAAAGCATATTCTTATTAATGAAACCACAAAACTTAGGTTTCTAGCCGATATTATTGAAATGCCGCCCTTTATAGGATGGCTGATGCCAATAGTGAGTATCGGAGACTTAGTTGTTGCAGTTGGAATTTTTTTATTGGTATTCTTTGCAGTCAAGGATACCCAACGACCATGGTTGCAAAATCGAAAGTGA
- the secA gene encoding preprotein translocase subunit SecA, with the protein MLIKNIIEKFIGSYSERELKRIQPFVDEINEIEPEIKALTDEQLRAKTFEFKEKIAKGEATIDDLMVEAFAVVREAGIRVLGMRHFDVQLIGGIVLHQGRIAEMKTGEGKTLVATLPVYLNALEGKGVHVVTVNDYLARRDSEWMGKIYRFLGLTVGLIVHDMDNEERRKAYNCDITYGTNNEFGFDYLRDNMVIYKEEKVQRDLHYAIVDEVDSILVDEARTPLIISGAGDKSTDLYKRANAFVAKLKAKVFTQTDDKQHNDDIEEDYIVDEKAHTANLTANGVKKAEQYFMVENLSDPENLTISHHINQAIKAHGLMKIDRDYVVKDGEIIIVDEFTGRLMYGRRYSDGLHQAIEAKEGVKVERESKTLATITFQNYFRMYKKLSGMTGTAQTEEQEFQDIYKLDVIIIPTNKPLRRKDHPDSVYKTEIGKFNAVINDVVECNKKGQPVLIGTISIERSEFLSSMLRRRGVKHEVLNAKHHDREAEIVAQAGRKGAVTIATNMAGRGTDIMLGGNAEYMAKQEMRKQGYDEELISQSTSFSETKDETILNARKAYRELNEKFKSQIEKEREEVYEAGGLFIMGTERHESRRIDNQLRGRAGRQGDIGASRFYISLEDDLMRLFGTDRIKGLVNALGLEEDQPIEHKMLSGAIENAQKRVEGKNYQIRKHVLQYDDVMNKQREVIYGQRSKVLNGESLKENYTKMIEGLAESVVKLYCTETPHPDLWDWEAIDSFLASGFLPKGEIKPTKEEMERMVKEDVSDKILELMTKRYEAKEQELGTDLLRELERVILLRVVDQKWMDHIDAMEQLKHGIGLRAFGQRDPVVEYKFEGFEMFEEMIKNIQEDALRLIMNTHIEKDQSVERERVAEPTAASHGDEPKKAISKGAKVGANDPCPCGSGKKFKKCCGSN; encoded by the coding sequence ATGTTGATAAAAAATATTATAGAAAAATTTATTGGAAGTTACAGCGAAAGAGAACTTAAAAGAATTCAGCCGTTTGTTGATGAAATAAATGAGATTGAGCCTGAGATTAAAGCACTGACAGATGAACAGTTGCGGGCTAAGACCTTTGAGTTTAAGGAAAAAATAGCAAAAGGTGAAGCAACGATAGATGACCTGATGGTGGAAGCTTTTGCAGTTGTCAGAGAAGCAGGTATAAGGGTTCTTGGAATGAGGCATTTCGATGTACAGTTAATAGGTGGTATTGTTTTGCATCAGGGAAGAATAGCAGAAATGAAAACCGGTGAAGGTAAGACTCTTGTTGCTACACTTCCTGTTTATTTAAATGCACTTGAGGGTAAAGGCGTTCATGTTGTAACGGTCAATGATTACCTGGCAAGACGTGATAGTGAGTGGATGGGTAAGATTTATAGATTTTTAGGACTCACAGTAGGTCTTATAGTGCACGATATGGATAATGAAGAAAGAAGAAAAGCATATAACTGTGATATAACCTACGGAACCAACAATGAATTCGGGTTTGACTACCTTAGGGACAACATGGTAATTTACAAGGAAGAAAAGGTTCAGAGAGATCTTCATTATGCCATAGTGGATGAGGTTGACAGTATCCTTGTTGACGAAGCCAGAACACCTCTTATAATATCAGGTGCAGGAGATAAGTCAACTGACCTTTATAAAAGGGCAAATGCGTTTGTAGCTAAGCTTAAAGCCAAGGTATTTACTCAAACCGATGACAAACAGCATAATGATGATATTGAAGAGGATTATATTGTTGATGAAAAGGCTCATACTGCCAATCTGACCGCAAATGGAGTAAAGAAGGCAGAGCAGTATTTTATGGTTGAAAACCTGTCCGACCCTGAAAACCTGACTATTTCTCACCACATCAACCAGGCTATCAAAGCACATGGTCTTATGAAAATTGACAGGGATTATGTGGTAAAGGACGGCGAAATTATTATAGTTGATGAATTTACAGGTCGTCTTATGTACGGAAGAAGGTACAGTGACGGTTTGCACCAGGCCATTGAAGCTAAGGAAGGCGTTAAGGTAGAAAGGGAAAGTAAAACCCTTGCCACCATCACATTCCAGAATTATTTCAGGATGTACAAAAAGCTTTCAGGTATGACTGGTACCGCTCAGACAGAAGAGCAGGAGTTTCAGGACATATACAAGCTTGATGTAATAATCATTCCTACAAATAAGCCATTAAGAAGGAAGGATCATCCCGATAGTGTTTATAAAACAGAAATAGGCAAATTCAATGCGGTTATAAATGATGTTGTAGAGTGCAACAAAAAAGGCCAGCCAGTATTGATTGGTACAATCTCCATTGAAAGATCCGAGTTTTTAAGCAGCATGCTTAGAAGACGGGGTGTAAAGCATGAGGTTTTGAATGCTAAGCACCATGACAGAGAAGCTGAGATTGTTGCACAGGCGGGTAGAAAAGGTGCTGTTACCATTGCAACAAACATGGCAGGTAGAGGTACCGACATAATGCTCGGCGGTAATGCCGAATATATGGCAAAGCAGGAAATGAGAAAGCAGGGCTATGATGAAGAGCTTATAAGTCAATCAACAAGCTTTAGCGAGACCAAGGATGAGACCATCCTAAATGCCAGAAAGGCCTACCGCGAACTGAATGAGAAATTCAAAAGCCAGATAGAAAAGGAAAGAGAAGAGGTTTATGAGGCTGGCGGACTTTTTATAATGGGTACAGAAAGGCATGAGTCAAGACGTATTGACAACCAGTTAAGAGGTCGTGCAGGTCGTCAGGGAGATATAGGTGCTTCAAGGTTTTATATATCTTTGGAAGATGACCTTATGAGGCTTTTTGGAACAGATAGAATAAAAGGGCTTGTTAATGCTTTAGGTCTCGAAGAGGATCAGCCTATTGAGCATAAAATGCTGTCGGGTGCAATTGAAAATGCACAGAAGAGGGTAGAAGGCAAGAACTATCAGATAAGAAAGCATGTCCTTCAGTATGACGATGTTATGAACAAACAAAGAGAGGTCATATATGGACAGAGAAGCAAGGTATTAAACGGTGAAAGCCTTAAAGAGAATTATACAAAAATGATTGAAGGCCTGGCAGAAAGCGTAGTTAAGCTTTATTGTACAGAAACCCCACATCCTGATTTGTGGGACTGGGAAGCTATTGACAGCTTTTTAGCAAGCGGATTTCTTCCTAAAGGTGAAATAAAGCCTACCAAGGAAGAAATGGAAAGAATGGTTAAAGAAGATGTAAGCGACAAGATACTTGAGCTTATGACAAAAAGGTACGAAGCTAAGGAACAAGAGCTTGGAACAGATCTCTTGCGTGAATTGGAAAGGGTAATACTTTTAAGGGTTGTTGACCAGAAGTGGATGGATCATATTGATGCCATGGAGCAGCTAAAGCACGGAATAGGTCTTCGTGCATTCGGACAGAGAGATCCTGTTGTGGAATATAAGTTTGAAGGCTTTGAAATGTTCGAAGAGATGATTAAAAATATTCAGGAAGACGCATTAAGGCTCATAATGAATACTCATATAGAAAAGGACCAGAGCGTTGAGAGGGAGAGAGTGGCAGAGCCCACAGCTGCAAGTCATGGCGATGAGCCTAAAAAGGCCATCTCAAAGGGTGCAAAGGTTGGTGCAAACGATCCTTGTCCATGTGGAAGCGGTAAGAAGTTTAAAAAATGCTGTGGCAGCAATTAA